In the bacterium genome, one interval contains:
- the tilS gene encoding tRNA lysidine(34) synthetase TilS: GMQKEKKLSRFLIDRKIPVYKRDKILIFQSKNEIMWVCGVEISEKFKITEETKKILKIKVNV; encoded by the coding sequence AGGGATGCAAAAAGAAAAAAAACTTTCAAGATTTTTAATTGACAGGAAAATTCCAGTTTACAAAAGGGATAAAATTTTAATTTTTCAATCAAAAAATGAAATAATGTGGGTCTGTGGAGTTGAAATATCTGAAAAGTTCAAAATTACAGAAGAAACAAAAAAAATATTGAAAATAAAAGTAAATGTATAA